One window from the genome of Helicoverpa zea isolate HzStark_Cry1AcR chromosome 6, ilHelZeax1.1, whole genome shotgun sequence encodes:
- the LOC124631253 gene encoding protein kintoun, protein MATGVKPRDDETRLTREDLETIQDAMKTKKFRDLLAEYCEEIRDPANQELYQKEMTQLEKERGYDVKFLNPKGGYVIKTSVAGDRKAFINICSNDNVGKPTYKVEVVDGKRGMNWQIPYSIIPPREDYDQNKQRCIIYDVIFHPDTLRMAEVNKQFRDLVNKTAFDALVKTYNIHLDSNNCRFPKSQYKGMSTAAVIRKEDPNYQPPGEEEMASLTPEMIEKLYPQRNYSQNETEPEPPKETSKPVVRKARKNTEFAHSSKNGYTIPKYVIKQQKNVDLQDFTFEKDCKQYSAIPSQIVVEVYLPLLSSTKDCTLDVQEKHLHLASEKPAKYKLDITLPYSVNDECGTAKFDKTKHMLIVTLPVIKKNFTSNNENSLKVDSGVESEENSGSQSDEDNYNSNSNLIVELSSSSAETVVPSEPCNTSTSNSEAFLDSSFGYILPPYTHNVLDDIVALTFHVKNTEPDSVKVKNNGNEIIIKFTSVGAGFVPVHYAAIITFDEDVKFDNVTGEAWDNNVILQLELAGAVPHKFHIGLNKDSMTCESFDATQVKKTKIEEKPEVSEAESVTPVVEVTNCGTETNIVVSSSHIEYDEDDDFESPTSMDKDIVFTESGSCENGAKSILRKPNMMRSYSESSAGDIASSMDYISSDCIPEESSLKKTVRFSDVIARQFYRYNSSIEGQKKKNQRKKSKKRSQDRRKSESEAEDDITNTSQSLKPRLKSVLKPRRDSGLADTSDAESECKNTPDEGIFNPTNDDGYSENNNEGEGSYENDSVFNIVGNGENERKSEADIWESEPSKPAQTKREPVTCDTIQHNTQLYDPDKLNKGKYLEVMFKNDLIFDLDM, encoded by the exons ATGGCAACGGGAGTAAAACCTCGTGATGATGAAACTCGACTTACCAGAGAAGATTTAGAGACCATACAAGACGCTATGAAGACTAAGAAATTTCGAGATCTTTTAGCGGAGTACTGCGAAGAAATACGTGACCCGGCTAACCAAGAACTTTATCAAAAAGAAATGACCCAACTTGAGAAGGAACGAGGCTACGATGTAAAGTTCCTCAATCCGAAGGGAGGTTATGTTATCAAAACAAGTGTCGCCGGCGATAGGAAAGCCTTCATTAATATTTGTAGCAATGATAACGTCGGCAAACCGACATACAAGGTGGAAGTAGTTGATGGCAAGAGAGGCATGAACTGGCAAATACCATACTCAATAATACCACCGCGTGAGGATTACGACCAAAACAAACAACGTTGCATCATTTACGACGTAATTTTCCATCCGGACACTCTCCGCATGGCTGAGGTTAACAAACAGTTCCGGGACTTGGTCAACAAAACCGCCTTTGATGCGTTGGTAAAAACTTATAACATTCACCTTGACAGTAACAACTGCCGGTTTCCCAAATCGCAATACAAAGGCATGAGTACTGCTGCTGTGATCAGGAAAGAAGACCCCAACTATCAACCTCCAGGAGAGGAAGAAATGGCAAGCCTTACACCCGAAATGATTGAAAAACTTTATCCTCAAAGGAATTATTCACAAAACGAAACTGAGCCTGAGCCCCCAAAAGAAACATCAAAACCAGTTGTTAGGAAAGCAAGGAAAAATACAGAGTTTGCTCATTCATCTAAAAATGGTTATACGATTCCAAAGTATGTCATCAAGCAACAGAAAAATGTAGATCTTCAAGACTTCACCTTTGAGAAGGATTGTAAACAGTACAGTGCTATTCCTAGCCAGATAGTTGTGGAAGTGTACCTCCCACTCCTGTCGTCTACTAAAGACTGTACCTTGGATGTTCAAGAGAAACATTTACACTTGGCATCAGAAAAACCTGCTAAATATAAACTTGATATCACACTGCCTTATTCCGTTAATGATGAATGTGGGACTGCCAAGTTTGATAAAACCAAACACATGTTAATAGTGACTTTACCAGTGATAAAAAAGAACTTTACCAGTAATAATGAAAACTCTCTCAAAGTAGACAGTGGTGTTGAAAGTGAAGAAAATTCAGGTTCTCAAAGTGATGAAGATAATTACAATTCTAACTCCAACTTAATTGTAGAGTTGTCATCATCGTCTGCTGAAACTGTGGTACCCTCTGAGCCCTGTAACACTAGTACCAGTAACTCTGAAGCATTTTTAGATTCCTCATTTGGTTACATACTGCCTCCCTACACACACAATGTATTGGATGACATTGTAGCTTTAACATTCCATGTTAAAAACACTGAGCCGGACTCTGTGAAGGTAAAAAATAATGGTAATGAGATTATCATCAAGTTCACCTCTGTTGGTGCTGGCTTTGTACCTGTGCACTATGCAGCTATCATCACATTTGATGAGGATGTTAAGTTTGATAATGTAACAGGAGAGGCATGGGACAACAATGTCATATTACAGTTGGAACTAGCTGGGGCTGTTCCCCACAAATTCCATATTGGCCTAAATAAGGATTCCATGACCTGTGAGAGCTTTGATGCTACTCAGGTTAAAAAGACAAAGATAGAAGAAAAGCCTGAAGTTTCTGAAGCTGAGTCAGTTACCCCAGTTGTTGAGGTAACCAATTGCGGAACTGAGACAAACATAGTTGTGTCATCCAGTCACATAGAgtatgatgaagatgatgactTTGAGTCTCCAACATCAATGGATAAAGATATTGTGTTCACGGAGTCCGGCAGCTGTGAGAATGGTGCCAAAAGCATACTGCGTAAGCCAAACATGATGCGCAGCTATTCAGAGTCCAGTGCAGGTGACATTGCCTCTTCTATGGACTACATCAGCTCTGATTGTATTCCAGAGGAGTCAAGCTTAAAAAAGACTGTTAGGTTTAGTGATGTCATTGCAAGACAATTTTACAG GTACAACTCATCTATTGAGGGGCAGAAAAAGAAGAATCAacgtaaaaaaagtaaaaagcgTAGTCAAGACCGGCGGAAGAGCGAGAGTGAAGCTGAAGATGACATTACTAACACCTCTCAG AGCTTGAAGCCGAGGTTGAAGTCAGTCTTGAAGCCTCGCCGTGACAGCGGTCTGGCCGACACGTCTGATGCAGAATCTGAATGCAAGAACACTCCCGATGAAGGCATCTTTAACCCAACCAACGATGATGGCTACAGTGAAAACAATAACGAGGGTGAAGGATCCTACGAAAATGATTCCGTGTTCAACATTGTTGGCAATGGAGAAAACGAACGTAAGTCCGAAGCCGACATATGGGAGTCGGAGCCATCGAAGCCAGCACAAACTAAGCGGGAACCCGTCACCTGCGATACAATTCAACACAACACTCAACTCTACGATCCTGACAAATTAAACAAAGGCAAATATTTAGAAGTTATGTTCAAAAATGATCTCATATTTGATCTAGACATGTGA